The genomic stretch GGTCAGCCGGCGCCCTCGTCGCGCAGCAGTCCTTCCACCGCGGCGCGCGGGACATCCGCGCTGGTGAAGCACTCCCCGGCCCCGCGCATCAGCACGAAGCGCATCGTCCCGTCGCGGTTCTTCTTGTCCTTTGCCATGCGCCCGAGCAGCGCATCGACCGTGAAGCGCCCCGGCAGGTCGGCCAGGCGCGCCGGCAGCCCGCAGTCCGCCAGGTGCGCCACCACGCGCGAGGGCCATTCCTGGCTGCAATGCCCGAGCCGCGCCGACAGCGCGGCCGCCAGGCCGAGGCCCACCGCCACCGCCTCTCCGTGCAGGACCGATCCGTCGAAGCCGGCCTCGGCCTCGATCGCATGGCCGAAGGTGTGGCCGAGGTTGAGCAGCGCGCGCCCGCCCTCGGCGCTCTCCTCCCGTTCGTCGGCGGCCACCACATCCGCCTTGAGCCGGCAGGATTCGACCACGGCATGGGTCAGCGCGGCGGTGTCGCCCGCCACCACCGCCGCGCCATGCGCCTCGCACCAGTCCCACAACGGGCCCTGCAGCAGGCCGTGCTTGGCCACCTCGGCATAGCCGGCGCGCAATTCCCGTGGCGGGAGCGTGGCCAGCGTGTCGGTATCGGCCAGCACGATGCGCGGCTGGTGGAAGGCGCCGGCCAGGTTCTTGCCGGCCTTCAGGTTCACCCCGGTCTTGCCGCCCACGGAACTGTCCACCTGGGCCAGCAGCGTGGTCGGCACCTGCACGAACGGCACGCCCCGCATGGCGATGGCGGCCGCGAAGCCGGCCAGGTCGCCCACCACGCCGCCGCCCAGCGCCACCACGGCCGTGCGGCGGTCGAGCCCGGCCAGGAGCATGGCCTCGAGCACGTCCGACAACCGCGCAAGATCCTTCGATCCCTCGCCGGGTGGCACGGCGATCTCGGTCAGCACCGACAGGCCCGCGGCCTCGAGCCCGTCGCGCAGCGCGGGCAGGTGCAGTGGACCCACTGCCGAATCGGTGATCACCACGACCTTGCGCGAGGGCAGCAGGCCTGCGACCAACCCGCCGGCGCGCCCGAGCAGCCCCGGGCCGACCAGCACGTCGTAGCCGCGTTCGCCGAGGCCCACGGCCAGGCGCGTCGGCGGGACGGCATCGGCCAGCGCATCCTGCACGC from Roseomonas fluvialis encodes the following:
- the aroB gene encoding 3-dehydroquinate synthase, with the translated sequence MSRNSALDLPDEDRLDPHPDPAPQPAAARAVVLVGMPGAGKTAIGRRLAARLGLPFRDADTEIESAAGMPITEIFARYGEPHFRDGERRVITRLLAGPPVVLATGGGAFADHATRAAIKQSGAATIWLRCALPTLLRRVAGREHRPMFLNADPVEVLTRLMAARHPLYAEADVTVTCTDESPEATTRRVQDALADAVPPTRLAVGLGERGYDVLVGPGLLGRAGGLVAGLLPSRKVVVITDSAVGPLHLPALRDGLEAAGLSVLTEIAVPPGEGSKDLARLSDVLEAMLLAGLDRRTAVVALGGGVVGDLAGFAAAIAMRGVPFVQVPTTLLAQVDSSVGGKTGVNLKAGKNLAGAFHQPRIVLADTDTLATLPPRELRAGYAEVAKHGLLQGPLWDWCEAHGAAVVAGDTAALTHAVVESCRLKADVVAADEREESAEGGRALLNLGHTFGHAIEAEAGFDGSVLHGEAVAVGLGLAAALSARLGHCSQEWPSRVVAHLADCGLPARLADLPGRFTVDALLGRMAKDKKNRDGTMRFVLMRGAGECFTSADVPRAAVEGLLRDEGAG